From the Helianthus annuus cultivar XRQ/B chromosome 17, HanXRQr2.0-SUNRISE, whole genome shotgun sequence genome, the window AACGACTGCACAAGACAACTCAAAGTGTaccactctcataaaacctaggGGATGCAACTGAGAGAAGTGAACCCCAAAGTGGCGAAGCAAAGCAACCTTGAAAGGTGAAAGAGGATACCGGACTCCACAAGAGGAAAATTCCAGTGTATAAAGGGGAATTCTATCCGGTGTACACTCAGCCGATTCATTAGGGTTCGGCAAGGAAGGAGAAAACTGCTCAGGAATGTTGTATGTCTCGACAAAGGACTTCAAGTCCTTCGCTGTCAAGACCGATCTAATTGCAGAGCGACCGGAGTGATTCATGACAGATAAAGAAAATGGCGATCGGAGAAATGTTAAGAAAATGAGAAACAGAGGATAGTAATGGAAACAGAACGAGAATTCAAGAAGGCCAAAGGGGTATTTAAAGAGATAATTGATAGTGGTGATAACCGTCACATCACCGTcccttcaaaattcaaaaaagggGGCACGTGTATTGATGGGATTAAACCCCGCCATTAATATTCGGCATGCTAGTTGAGGGTAAATAATGATCACTTAGGGTACGGGCCCACATTCTCTAACCAAAGAATTATCTTTTGAAAATAAGTATAGCTCAACCCTGGATCATGAGCCTTGGGTCTCAGACCCAAggactaaagatgacttgacgacgggccaATGGATTGCTCCATTCACCCGATTTGGGCTGATGCCACAAAGGCCCAACACACAAGGCCCACAGATAAGCTTACTTCTCCATTAAGACTTTCCCCATACGAATACGAGCGGGAAACGAGGATTCAGAAAAGGAAAAAGGCATTTAATGTCCGATGTGAAGGGCATCTTGGCTGGCATCGTACTTCTCCAGCCGGAAGTATTAAATGAGGCCACCATCCCgccgttgggggtcagacacgtgtctgagccccccGAAGATTATCAGAAACCATTAGATCAACTCAACAAATATCCCACATGCAAGATAAGGTCATATGCTTATATAAGAAGGAGAAAACGGTAACCGAAAGGTATCAACACATTTAATACACTCTCATTTACTCTCCTTTCATTGGTTCCGACCAACATTCTTATACATTAAACACACACGAGTATTTACTAGATTCACACCTAGGAGGAAATATTCCGGTGATCACACTCATCGGAATAAGCTCCTCTCATTTTCTggcaagtttacttattctcacgccggagcttggtcacggatccccctcccggggtcccccgtggcgaggctaacggtttattcTTTTGTAGCAACGAAGGTAGAGGCATCTTGACGTCAGCGAAGATCCATTGAATTTCAACCgggatttgggtattcgacaCATACACACCAAATTAAAGATTCCAAAGTTCTTTACTTTTCAAGAAAATCCGTAAACCAATATGATTAacgaataaaaatccaaacttttaTCAAACACTTGTCATTAGCCTAGGTAGTTAACGAAATCTAGCCAAGAACCATAGTGAAGAACGAAAATAATAAACAAGGTTTAGAACAAGAATGCATTAACAACGAACAAAGAAAAATAGAAAACTAAAGAAATCGAGTAGAAAAACCCGTTTATTCCTTGCTCTCCAAGCTTCCCGCTCGATCCCAACGATTCCGTAATGTGATTTCTTGCCAAAAGATCTTCAAAATTCGTTCCTTCTGATCCCCTTCGTCTGatttgcgtctcctcctcctcctcgtaTGATTTGATGTTTGATATATCGTATGGCAGCAACCAATAATACACGTCTATATATCGAATGGAATTCCTTACTGGGCTTGCCAAGCCCAATCACTTTCATCCACTAATTGGCGTCTGATGTTCCTTCCCAAGCCGCCttcaatatatatttttttttctaatttccGTCACcttaatctatatatattaataaatgagatgatgtGGGCTATGTGTCCTTGAATGGTGAAgccattttgatgatgtggcaaccATTGCTTTAGTGGAGTTGTGTTTGCGTGATTGTCATGGTGTATGCATAATTGTTCGTAGCTTATTAATTGATATTGCAATTTCGAGTCTCAATCGTACGTTCtcggtgccgttggcaatcgagatattacgggaagggttagggttggttattaaTTAATTGATCATCGGGAATCAACCTCGCGTTTacataatccgagtactttgttcccttttatcacgtCAATAACTTCGCCGGAGATCAGGAAGACGACCGGAGAAAACCCACTGGAGATCACGAGGAACTGTTTTGCCTCGTGTCGAAGCCGTCAGAGAACCTACGCCGGAGAAGTCAGTCGCGGCCGGAGAACTCATCGGAAACCACGGTTCCTTTCTTTTGTTCGGTATAACCTTCTTTTTCCTTTCCGTTTCGTTTAAAACTCTAGTTGACACACATCTTTTTCAGACTTTATACATGATTCAATCAATTAAAAGTGTTAGTTTATAATCCAACAGTTCATGTATAAAACTCTAGTTGTCTTTTTCTAATTGAAGATGATGACAACCAGTTCAtgtataaataaattaaaatcaTGACTTTTTCAAATATGTTGGGTAAACAGCTGTTTGGTTAAACATGGCGGCGCGGGTTCGTACCCGGCCAGACCCGGTTTTGTGTCTTTAGTTGGGACTTTTATTttcaaacttcttttcttttATTCGATGTAGTTAACagtttttaattttaaatatttCTTTTATCAATAATCAACAGTAATAGTTATTCGTTTTTTTTAATTCATCTCCTTTAATAAGAATTAAAACCTTAAACAATTAGTAATAACATGAATAATTAACCATTTATTTAATTTCTTTTATAACTTTAAAAGGTTAATAATGTAATAAATTATAATATCAAATTACTTAATTTGCAAACCTTCAATATTAGAAATTTAATTATAACGAGATCGTTATGTGTTATTCTAAATATTTAGTATAATCGCTCATGTTCGTTCTCTTGGATTTCCCAATCTCTACTCTTGCGTatttacaagaaatcgcaacgcaatcaatgtgagtatacatgacccatttttccattttaacacttttgggtgcaatatgtattctctAACAATCACATTATTCACTTCAAACAgctttatgcacactctatccaaaTTGCACGTGATACATTTGATTCATGTTATACATGTTATGCTATTGTAAActctcatgactatgtgttcattaactttgcaagcctcccctaacaatggtagcgctataggttgagaaacgcccctcccgttatattaacgggtattgttaggttaaactatgttaaaactacccatactcttttgggtaggcacgttaattgctttaaactttggtttggacacgtagagtaacatcgtttcgagtatactgtcaatatgatattgtatttcacatttggatatgagcaacattttaaacacgtattatgctatgtatgaaaacttgtatactcgccaacatgttttgttgattgtactttaatacatattgcaggttgatgttcaagaaataaagaaatcaagctaggatggaactagaaacccattttagcatagtattttattatgtttgAATTACGTTGTACTTGAAAACAATGTATTCCCATTTGatatttatgaaatgaatttaattcatattgtcacaatagtgttatgttgttttgagcaatttgtatgtctcatcccgatgttttcgccatcggttggggtgtgacatctggGACATGAAATTCGAGGATCAATCCACCAATGCAACCCACAGCCATCGGTCTGCAAATGTTAAAACTCAACATCATACCATATTTATTCACTCCGAAAACCAAACTAAATTGAAGATATTGGTGTTGGTTATAATCTAAGTAGTCAAGTCGGACCATCAAACCTCAGGAGATCTTCTCATCGATGTTCTAACCCTGCTCCATCAAACCTTCCACATGCAGTAGTCTACCCTCTACTTGCAGTAGAATACCCTTCACCGTAGCAGTCTATCATCCACCTGTAGTAGTCTACTCCCCACTGGCAGTAGTCTACCTTCCACCGGTGGTAAGGCCTAGACAGTCACTCCGTTTAAACCCTCATCTTGAAAACCTATCACCTACAATAGTCTACCCTCCTCGACCTCCAAACCCTTCACCTCCGAAAGATAATGATCTAAATCCTCTTACAGATGAGTAACTGAATTTGGTGTATGACTACAGCATGGCTTAACTGCAATTTGATCGTCTACGACTTGGGAAGGGTCAAACAAACTTCAATAGAAGCCCTCCTCTCACAAACCTCCTTTCAACACAAGTGGTACCTAGCTGGCCTGAAGGGTACGAGACCGGCCCGGGTGAGGAATACATATCTAGGTTGGACGATGAACCGTACCCTCCATCTCCTTACTTCGGACACGGTAATCAAGACACAAGGTCAGACAGTCGTGATAGTGATTGTAGCGTGTCATCTCCAGTGTCAAACCTATTTGATTGAGATAGGATGTATTAGGGGGTTTATGTGTTTAAGTAGACTTAATATTTTATGTTTAAGTAATTTTTAGTTTTGGGTTTGTATAATATTTTTAATTAGGTTTGTATAATAGTTTAATTAGGTTTATGTATAATTTTATTaggttgattttttttaattaaaaaacaagtAGTTtcctttttaacaaaaaaaaacatttttttaatttatttaaaaatcaatAAATGGGTCCAACATCATCCCGATTTCACTGCACCGGACCACCCTGATTTCGGACCGGCCACCTCATGACCACCTCCATTGTGGCTAACTGCTTGCTCCCTCGTCTGGATTCCCAACCCCCTCCACTGGTAGGAGCAATGTGGATGctttaaatttattaaaatttaattaatgtaacataaacgaacataaataaaTGAGTAGAACATGTGTTTATGTTCGTACGCTTactaaataaacaaaacataaacaagcAAACTTCACACCAAACAGTTGATGAACGtttggttcatttacaggccCAAGTCGACcatgtttttttaattttcacaCGATTGAATATCCTAAAGGTACAAATATTGTGTATACATGAAATTCATATTGTGCCTTCACATACAATTTTCACACGATTGAATATCCTAAAGGTACAAATATTGTGTATACATGAAATTCATATTGTGCCTTCACATACGCATTATATAATCCTACAAAAAGTAACTTAAGACATAATGGTTTGGATCACACCCCTTCAAAGACACAATGGTTTGAGTCACACCCCTTTAAAAAGTCACAGCCCTTCTAACTACTTTTATACATATATCACACTCTTACAAAAAGTCACAACCGTTCATATATTTACAAAAAGTCACAACGCAACACACCCCTTAAAAAAGTCACTACCTTTCAAACTTTTTTTATACtacaaaaagtaaaaagtaaTTTAAGACACAATGGTTTATAAAGTCATGACCCTTCAATTAGCAACATCTTAATACCAGTGTGTTTAGATAAAACAACGAAAGAGAATATATTTAACAAAATCCGATATGTTTGGGCGGTGGTTGTGCCTCATCAACATAAGAGCGACGCTGGTTATACTCCCACTCACACCGTTTCATTCTTTATTTTTTTCCTTCTTTTTTCTTTAATGGAATCTCACGTTCCCACTCAGCAATTCATGATTAGTGTTTCCTTCTTGAATCGCGAATACCCTTACATCTCTAATTACATGTCTTATGTGTTCAGTTTTTGAAAGATGAAATAAGCGGAAGATAACAATTAATTTTTGGAAGATATCTTACGTGTTTTTTTATCAAATCTCACCAGTAAACCATTCGTAGATTCATTCTATTAATTTCTAGAAGATATCTTTATGTGTTAAACTTTTGGAAGATGACGTTAGTTTAATTGGTATGCATCAAGATTGCTTGAaaatttgatattcaccaaacaAATTAGTATTTCATTCTAAAATTAAAGACAAAAAATCTTTGATGGTAAGAAATATGAATTTCAGCGCGAATTGGTATAGATGATTTGTGCTTTATTCAAGATAAATTGTTGTACAAAACATTATGTTGTAAAAGAAGAAACTTCGCCACAAATGGAGTAACATACTCTGGCTGTTAGCATGAAATCAGAAAAACAAAACGGAAGTGGGAAATGGTCTCGGTCGGTAGGCATTGTTTGGTGTTGGCTTTTGCTTTCTTTCCTAATTCTTTTTCCAACGCAAGTCACCAACTACTTCTTTCATCTCTCACCATCAAACATAAAAGATGTCATGTATACCAAAACTTTGTCTCCATAGATTCTCTCTATCTTTACAAAATATACGtatttcttatttttatttaccATAAAAGGATTAGATTTTTCTAACAATCTAATCTACTATCAGTTCTATTAATTGTCCACCGTAGGATTCAAATACTTGATCTATTGGGGAGACATGTTATTTTACTCATCTGATCCACTTAATACAACTACTACTCTAAAAGCCCTTTGATAGCTTAGTGACATCTTGAGGGTGGAATAAAGTTTAGAGACCATTAGGTACTTGGTTCGATTCCCATAAGGGAGTTTTTCCTAGATTTATTGGTTTCCTCCAGAATTGGTGTATCCCTAATAGAGATGGATATAATCAGGTGGTTCCGTGGGTAACACAATGATGCTCCAGTGGTCCGTGATCAGTGATCTAAATTTTTTcgttcaaaaataataataataataataataataataataataataataataataataataataataataaaataaaaatatataaaaaaaccaaTATATAATGAATCAAAAGGAAAGGATGAAAAGAGACACAAATATATAAATCATGcgtttaatatttaaataaatgaaTTATATAGAATGAGAAATTTACTTCTCATATTTATCCTTGCTCTTGTTAAAATAGGGATTGCCTCACTTAAATTTAAATGTTTACAAAAATTTACTTATTATTGAAATCTTTAATAAAAATTGAATGACTTCAAAACAACAGATCTTTGAGTAGCTTTAGTTTAGACATTTAggaaacttctttttttttttaaaagcaaACTTCATTAAACACCAAAAGAATAGGGCATCTCTAAAACGGAGACCCCCACAAACAAAACAATTACATCAAATCAAAATAAAAAGACTTTCAACCCTTTCAATCCACAACACTATTTCTACCCCTATTATAATACTAAATGGTGTGCGGTAGCGGATAGGATTGGTGATAATAACATGGCTGGGGCGATGATGTGGAAGTGGAGGTCTTATCCGAGTACTGGTCAAGAAGTTAGTGAATTGGCTGAATGTCATCGGCTGCTTGCGGATCAGAGATTGGTTAATAAAAGGGATACTTGGGCTTGGGACTCTAGTGGGCCGAATGAGTTTAGGAGGTCAAgaagttaaggaaacttaattaCTATTTTATAAAGTTACTACGTACTTGCTAAAATACAATGGACTAGTtctgattatttatttattttgtaattatatgtaacaaaaaaaatttgaattatttatattttgaaaaaaaaaaatatttcaagATGTATAAATATTAAACACTACATTTTATATCTATTATATTTCGAACGGctgagttttatttatttatttatttaaaataaaaaagtaCAACATCAAACAGCCCTAATAGTAAAATCAGTGTGTTTGAATAGTTTGGTGGGGACTGCTCACCATCTTTTGTCAGTACTTTCTTCTTTGAGTGTCACAAACCAAACCCCTTAAAGAAGGAGAAAAAAACCACAATCTTTTCACAACCTTTATCATTTTCTTTCACACCCATTTGTTGTTCACCTTTTATTTCTCAAGATGAGGTCAATCATGGCTGCCAAAACCCCTCAAGATTCTTCCTTTTCATTCTCAAGAAGATACTTCCATtggaaaaagaaggttgaagatgaagatgatgaagaagaaaccCTCAATTTCCATTCATCATCACTTGCATGTGTTGTCACCGAGGAGGACGTCAATCTTGACGACCATCGTAACCCCCGGGTGCCTCAAAAGGCACCCAGAAGAAAGAAACCGATTTTTGTGTCGGTTTCTAAACTTCGCTCGGCTCTTACTTTCCGTAAGAGCCGAACAGGTTCTGGTATGGGAAAGACTAGAACCATGATGGGCACCCTTTTTGGGTATAGACGTGGACACGTCCATGTCGCGTTCCAAGAGGATCCGAAGCTCGGCCCGGCCTTTCTGGTCGAGCTAGCCACCCCAACCAGCTTCCTAGTCCGGGAAATGGCGTCGGGCCAGGTTCGGATCGCATTGGAATGCGATAAAAAGACTGAGAAGAAGGGTTTTAAGCTGCTGGATGAGCCACTTTGGAGGACATATTGTAATGGCAAGAAATGTGGTTATGCAATGAGGCGTGATTGTGGGCCGGATGAATGGATAGTGTTTAATTCTTTTGGGCCGATTACCATGGGCGCCGGGGTGTTACCAGACAGCGGCGgaggcggcggtggtggtgaaGGTGAGTTGATGTATATGAGAGCAAGGTTTGAGAGGATTGTGGGGTCAAAAGATTCTGAAGCATTTTACATGATGAATCCCGATAGCAATGGAGGACCAGAACTAAGTATTTATCTTATTAGAGTTTGAGATTTGGATATTCAAAACTCAGGTTTATGTAAGATTGCAAGTCTTGGGCTTTCAGATATATCATATATTATCAAGATTTGGTACTTCAtgtagcttttttttttttttggctaatATATGTATCTAGATTCTAGAAGTTAAATATATACACCtcatatttgaaaaaaaaaaaaattattttggaTGTTTATGTAGTGGTTTCTGTTGTAATATTAAATTTTGCCATAATATGAAAGTTGTAATATTTTCAACTACAAACGAAGAAGTCCAAAGTGAGTCATTATTCAAGATCCAATTTTAAAGTGAGAATACTGGTATGTTATGATCAGCTGACTGCAGTGCATGGTGAGTGTTCATATTCAAGTGTTTTAACAGTTTAAGTTGAAGTCATTTAAGTTTACAACATCAAGGTTCATTTTTCTTACTGTCTGTGTTTGACTCACTGACTTTTAGTCTTTCATATCCTTGGTAAAAAGGAAATCTATAGTATTAAAATGAGATTTCACTTATTTAGACATAGATAGTTAACTTGCGTTATATTTTATTGTTAACGAATAATAATGTAAAATAAGTAAATGGCTAACGGGTGAATGTGAATATGTCTCCATCTACTTTTTAGTTTTCTTGCTCAACTACTACATGTACAGTACATGGGATTATTAAACAGCTAATAATTTATGTGGGGAGGGTGTGGGTGTCGGGCATCCTCGACAGTACTGTTTCTCGTTTCTCGTATCGCCTTGTGCATCCTTGATCCTTATCCATCCCGCTCCTTCTATGTGTCC encodes:
- the LOC110923554 gene encoding protein MIZU-KUSSEI 1, translating into MRSIMAAKTPQDSSFSFSRRYFHWKKKVEDEDDEEETLNFHSSSLACVVTEEDVNLDDHRNPRVPQKAPRRKKPIFVSVSKLRSALTFRKSRTGSGMGKTRTMMGTLFGYRRGHVHVAFQEDPKLGPAFLVELATPTSFLVREMASGQVRIALECDKKTEKKGFKLLDEPLWRTYCNGKKCGYAMRRDCGPDEWIVFNSFGPITMGAGVLPDSGGGGGGGEGELMYMRARFERIVGSKDSEAFYMMNPDSNGGPELSIYLIRV